Proteins from a genomic interval of Sulfurimonas sp. HSL3-2:
- a CDS encoding Rrf2 family transcriptional regulator produces the protein MLMTRASEYALLSLVVLAKASGPMDSDTLSKELDISKSFLSKILQSLTRQHILQSFKGVNGGFELIKDSKDITILEVMCAVEGKNPAVFDCSPSESSCPSDKAKTCSLWPFLNKLQGKIDNFLDTLTIADLIEE, from the coding sequence ATGTTAATGACACGTGCGAGCGAATACGCTCTTTTATCTTTAGTTGTTTTGGCCAAAGCTTCCGGACCGATGGATTCGGACACTTTATCTAAAGAACTGGATATCTCAAAAAGTTTTTTATCGAAGATCCTGCAGTCTCTTACAAGACAACATATACTTCAATCATTTAAGGGTGTAAATGGTGGTTTCGAGCTTATAAAAGATAGCAAGGATATCACTATTTTAGAGGTCATGTGTGCTGTTGAAGGGAAAAATCCTGCAGTCTTTGATTGTTCTCCTTCGGAAAGTTCTTGTCCTTCGGATAAAGCAAAAACATGCTCGTTATGGCCGTTTTTAAACAAGCTTCAGGGGAAGATCGACAACTTCTTAGATACATTGACTATCGCAGATCTTATAGAAGAGTGA
- the flhA gene encoding flagellar biosynthesis protein FlhA, giving the protein MEKKVPFRKQISQSLNFLIGQRDLSVVLFVVAIIAIIIVPLPSGVLDLMLTISIAIAVLILLISLYIPKPTDLTTFPTIILIVTLFRLSLNVATTRMILSHGNEGPEAVSDIITSFGNFVVGGNFVIGIIVFTILVIINFMVITKGAGRVAEVAARFTLDSMPGKQMAVDADLNAGLIDDEQAKQRRAEILQDANFYGAMDGSSKFVKGDAVAGIIITLVNIIGGFLIGVFQHSMTVASSASTFTILTIGDGLVGQIPALIVSTATGIMITRSSSDGNNFAEGTIKQMMGNAKNMIIVGGIMIMFALVPGLPTLSMGFVGLVFLGLGYALYKFDLGELTILNTLSPSGKLQKEHEESDQTGSAQAKVPAKSNEEIAKEEEAALEDILKVEMLELTLGYQLIRLADAAQGGDLLERIRSMRRKIAADFGFLMPQVRIRDNLHLKPNQYQILLKGISIGEGTILPDKFLAMDSGMATGDIQGEPTKEPAFGLDALWISPNQKEDAIINGYTVVDPATVISTHMSELVKRYAEDLLTRQEVQSLINKIQEDYPVVVDDVLKVASIGLIQRVFKSLLHEKIPLKDMLTILETIADIGEYTKNIDIITEQVRAKLSRVITQMYSGDNGIIHLLTFSTASEQLMLEKSSEKDGIRNLMLNVGEINNLIQATSQKATEILQKGISPVIIIVDPQLRRPVAEIFERFSLDVVTLSHAEIDSNAKFEVMGSIDIA; this is encoded by the coding sequence TTGGAAAAAAAAGTACCTTTTAGGAAACAGATAAGCCAATCTCTTAACTTTTTAATCGGTCAGCGCGATTTAAGTGTCGTACTTTTTGTCGTCGCTATTATAGCTATCATCATCGTACCGCTTCCTAGCGGTGTACTTGATCTGATGCTTACTATCTCTATAGCTATCGCGGTCTTAATACTTCTTATCTCTTTATATATACCAAAACCGACCGATCTGACGACATTTCCTACGATCATACTTATCGTCACGCTTTTTAGGCTATCACTCAATGTCGCGACGACGAGGATGATCTTAAGCCACGGAAATGAAGGACCCGAAGCGGTGAGTGATATCATCACCAGTTTTGGTAACTTCGTCGTCGGCGGGAACTTTGTGATCGGTATCATCGTTTTTACCATCCTTGTCATCATCAACTTTATGGTTATCACCAAGGGTGCCGGAAGGGTCGCAGAGGTCGCTGCACGTTTTACGCTCGACTCTATGCCGGGTAAACAGATGGCAGTCGATGCCGACTTAAATGCCGGACTTATCGACGATGAGCAGGCAAAACAAAGACGTGCCGAGATACTTCAAGATGCTAACTTCTACGGAGCGATGGACGGTTCTAGCAAGTTCGTAAAAGGTGATGCTGTTGCTGGTATTATCATCACGCTTGTAAACATTATCGGCGGCTTTTTAATAGGTGTCTTTCAACACAGCATGACAGTCGCAAGCAGTGCTTCTACATTTACCATCCTGACTATCGGTGACGGTCTTGTCGGGCAGATCCCTGCTCTTATCGTCTCGACTGCTACCGGTATTATGATCACTCGTTCATCTAGTGACGGAAACAACTTTGCAGAGGGTACCATCAAGCAGATGATGGGAAATGCGAAAAATATGATCATTGTCGGCGGGATCATGATCATGTTTGCTCTTGTCCCGGGTCTGCCTACACTCTCTATGGGATTTGTCGGACTTGTATTTTTGGGACTTGGTTATGCGCTGTATAAATTTGATCTTGGCGAACTGACTATCTTGAACACTCTTTCACCGTCAGGCAAACTCCAAAAAGAACATGAAGAGAGCGATCAGACTGGATCGGCACAAGCAAAAGTACCTGCAAAATCAAATGAAGAGATAGCAAAAGAGGAGGAGGCAGCCCTTGAAGATATCTTAAAAGTCGAGATGCTCGAACTCACTCTGGGTTATCAGCTTATCCGTCTTGCAGATGCCGCACAAGGCGGAGACCTTTTAGAACGTATCCGTTCAATGCGTCGTAAAATAGCTGCCGACTTTGGATTTTTAATGCCGCAAGTCCGCATACGCGATAACCTGCATCTAAAACCGAACCAGTATCAGATACTTTTAAAAGGGATATCTATCGGTGAAGGAACGATCCTTCCCGACAAGTTTCTTGCGATGGACAGCGGGATGGCTACCGGTGATATCCAAGGAGAACCGACGAAAGAGCCTGCATTTGGTCTCGATGCCCTGTGGATATCGCCAAACCAAAAAGAGGACGCGATCATTAACGGTTATACAGTCGTTGACCCTGCGACCGTCATCTCTACACATATGAGTGAACTTGTAAAACGTTATGCTGAAGACCTGCTCACACGCCAAGAGGTACAGTCGCTTATCAACAAGATACAAGAGGACTATCCTGTCGTTGTGGACGATGTACTCAAAGTCGCAAGCATCGGGCTTATCCAAAGAGTGTTTAAGTCACTTCTACATGAGAAGATACCGCTAAAAGATATGCTTACTATTTTAGAAACTATCGCAGATATCGGCGAATATACTAAAAACATCGATATTATCACCGAACAGGTGCGTGCGAAACTCTCCCGTGTTATCACGCAGATGTACTCAGGAGATAACGGCATCATCCACCTGCTGACATTCTCGACGGCAAGTGAACAGCTGATGCTTGAAAAATCAAGCGAGAAAGACGGCATAAGAAACCTTATGCTCAATGTCGGTGAGATAAACAATCTTATCCAGGCTACAAGTCAAAAAGCGACAGAGATACTGCAAAAGGGGATCTCTCCGGTCATCATCATAGTCGATCCTCAGCTGCGCCGTCCGGTTGCCGAGATATTTGAAAGGTTCAGTCTTGATGTCGTGACACTTTCTCATGCCGAGATAGACTCGAACGCAAAATTTGAAGTGATGGGCTCGATCGACATCGCCTAA
- a CDS encoding phosphoesterase, protein MNKQNIYHLSHTDLDGYSCQLVMSYTPHNMKSYNANYGAEVKSRLEEILDDIKANDKPAVILITDLNLTMDEAKWLDREVNHLNDKGREIKIILLDHHGSGQDSANKFEWYYLDTARCATKITYDYAKENFGLNDVEWMQKYVDIVNAVDLWKQEEVFNFEFGKVCMRLISETRELNRVTFGDDDRFYKLSLLQKAVEFIDKEKANIELDAAIHSMKKEFFMDEEDDTLDNLSTAYIVNLLGQKTDQMTIYYKGYKGFLSYSVGNTSIVGNGFLTKFDDYDFIVDVSYRGTMSFRANNKVSVSQIAKEWVDGGGHPNASGGRINGFKEQYRYDKVKEQIQRLIADRESVAGDLEYKKES, encoded by the coding sequence TTGAACAAACAAAATATATATCATCTCTCTCATACAGACCTAGACGGTTACAGCTGTCAGCTTGTAATGAGCTACACTCCGCACAATATGAAAAGCTACAACGCTAACTACGGTGCAGAGGTAAAAAGCAGACTTGAAGAGATCTTAGATGATATAAAAGCAAATGACAAACCTGCCGTCATCCTTATAACAGACCTCAACCTGACAATGGATGAAGCAAAGTGGCTGGACAGAGAAGTCAACCATCTTAATGACAAAGGCAGAGAGATAAAGATCATCCTGCTTGATCACCACGGAAGCGGACAGGATAGTGCAAACAAATTCGAATGGTACTATCTTGATACTGCTCGTTGTGCTACAAAGATCACTTACGACTATGCAAAAGAGAACTTTGGATTAAATGATGTAGAGTGGATGCAAAAATATGTAGATATCGTCAATGCCGTCGACCTATGGAAACAAGAGGAGGTATTTAACTTCGAGTTCGGAAAAGTATGTATGCGTCTTATCTCTGAGACGAGAGAGTTAAACCGTGTGACTTTCGGCGATGATGACAGATTTTACAAACTCTCTCTTTTACAAAAAGCGGTCGAGTTTATCGACAAAGAGAAAGCGAACATTGAACTTGATGCTGCCATCCACTCTATGAAAAAAGAGTTCTTTATGGATGAAGAAGATGACACACTGGACAATCTTTCAACTGCTTATATCGTAAATCTTCTTGGTCAAAAAACAGACCAGATGACTATCTATTACAAAGGCTACAAAGGCTTTTTAAGCTACAGTGTCGGAAATACTTCTATTGTAGGAAACGGATTTTTGACTAAATTTGACGATTACGATTTTATAGTCGATGTCAGCTACAGAGGGACGATGAGTTTTCGTGCAAATAACAAAGTGAGCGTGTCTCAAATAGCAAAAGAGTGGGTAGACGGAGGCGGACATCCAAACGCTTCAGGCGGACGTATAAACGGCTTTAAAGAGCAGTACAGATACGACAAAGTAAAAGAGCAGATACAAAGACTTATTGCAGACAGAGAATCTGTTGCAGGTGATTTAGAGTACAAGAAAGAGAGTTGA
- a CDS encoding N-acetylmuramoyl-L-alanine amidase, with protein MFRALLSLLLLACLLGAATNQDILKRADGLARSGKTNDLFRAYNDYKNLYLRSIMKGDESLKVKSLNGIVVTGKKLHIDVSEYSQELRESNSNKKYKTSDGKASKKVKSVSLKSMSKIESVKWNGNDLILSFNNDLEGDQIKYFVLHDKKHNRYRYVFDIDSSFISQSKVLTKRGVSRIKLNQFNSKTVRLVFEDRDKLNLHFNVEGNDLRISLLLKEEKQYTPKAVQSSPKVSKADKNKVIVIDPGHGGKDSGAIGYRHYYEKNLVLSIAKELTETLKKRGYKVYMTRSRDVFIKLKERTAYANRKDADLFISIHANAVCSSKAEKACGIETYFLSPSRSKRATSVAELENSADLSDMNGYGKSTFLKFTTNLNRIASNKLAIDLQRGMLGNLRKHYKDVVDAGVREGPFWVLVGAQMPAVLVEVGFITNPKEAKMLVNRTYSKHLAHGIANGVERYFINN; from the coding sequence ATGTTTAGAGCTCTTCTATCCCTTCTCTTATTGGCATGTTTACTTGGTGCGGCAACGAATCAGGATATATTAAAAAGGGCAGATGGCTTAGCTAGGTCCGGTAAGACCAATGACCTCTTTAGAGCATACAACGACTACAAAAACCTTTACCTTCGCTCTATAATGAAGGGGGATGAGTCCCTCAAAGTAAAATCATTAAACGGGATAGTCGTCACCGGGAAAAAACTTCATATAGATGTCTCTGAATATTCACAAGAGTTAAGAGAATCAAATTCAAATAAAAAATATAAGACTTCAGACGGCAAAGCAAGTAAGAAAGTAAAATCAGTTTCATTAAAATCGATGTCAAAAATAGAGTCCGTCAAATGGAACGGTAATGATCTGATCCTGAGCTTTAACAATGATCTTGAAGGAGATCAGATAAAATACTTCGTGCTGCATGATAAAAAACATAACAGATACAGATATGTGTTTGATATCGATTCCTCATTTATATCTCAGAGTAAAGTTCTTACAAAACGCGGTGTATCACGCATCAAACTAAATCAATTCAACTCAAAGACAGTGCGATTGGTGTTTGAAGACAGAGATAAATTAAATCTGCATTTTAACGTTGAGGGGAATGATCTGAGGATCAGTCTGCTTTTAAAAGAGGAGAAACAATATACTCCAAAAGCCGTTCAAAGCAGCCCGAAAGTCTCTAAAGCAGATAAAAACAAGGTCATAGTTATAGATCCGGGTCATGGCGGAAAAGATTCCGGCGCGATAGGGTATAGACACTATTATGAGAAAAACTTGGTTTTAAGCATTGCAAAAGAGCTGACGGAGACTCTAAAAAAACGCGGATATAAAGTCTATATGACAAGAAGCAGGGATGTCTTTATAAAACTAAAAGAGCGTACGGCATATGCCAATAGAAAAGATGCCGATCTTTTCATCTCCATACATGCAAATGCAGTCTGCAGTTCTAAAGCTGAAAAAGCTTGCGGAATAGAAACATATTTTCTCTCTCCTTCAAGAAGTAAAAGAGCGACATCTGTTGCGGAACTGGAGAACTCGGCTGATCTTTCGGATATGAACGGTTACGGCAAATCGACCTTCTTGAAGTTCACGACAAATCTCAACCGCATCGCATCAAATAAATTGGCGATCGACCTGCAGCGCGGAATGCTTGGAAACTTGAGAAAACACTATAAAGATGTTGTGGATGCAGGAGTACGAGAGGGGCCGTTCTGGGTTCTTGTCGGTGCGCAGATGCCCGCTGTCCTTGTCGAGGTAGGATTTATAACCAACCCTAAAGAAGCAAAGATGCTGGTAAATAGAACATACTCAAAACATCTTGCTCACGGCATAGCAAACGGCGTCGAGAGATATTTTATAAATAACTAG
- a CDS encoding nitronate monooxygenase has product MSYKSVKIGKYTIKKPIIQGGMGVGISWDKLSGTVSKEGGLGVISAVGTGYYEDKTYAKRLVAQRPLEAENFYSKEGLTAIIKNARKICGKKPLAANILYAINDYGRVVKDACEAGIDIIITGAGLPTNMPEFTEDYPDVALVPIVSSPKALAIICKRWQKRYNRLPDAVVLEGPKSGGHQGFTYEQCAMEEFQLENLVAPVVEEAKKWGDIPVFAAGGIWDKKDIDEMMALGAAGVQMGTRFIGTHECDAHENFKEVLLNAKEEDIQLMSSPVGYPARGVKTNLTALVEKREGPAIKCISNCVAPCHRGVEAKAVGFCIADRLSDAYNGDLEFGLFFSGSNGYRLDKLISVKELMDKLVNGE; this is encoded by the coding sequence ATGAGTTATAAATCTGTAAAAATAGGAAAATATACGATAAAAAAACCTATCATTCAAGGTGGTATGGGTGTCGGTATAAGCTGGGATAAGCTTTCTGGAACCGTATCAAAAGAGGGTGGACTAGGTGTTATCAGTGCAGTTGGAACAGGCTACTATGAAGATAAAACTTATGCAAAACGTCTTGTCGCACAAAGACCTTTAGAAGCTGAAAACTTTTACTCTAAAGAGGGTTTGACGGCGATCATCAAAAACGCAAGAAAAATATGCGGTAAAAAACCACTTGCGGCAAACATTCTTTATGCTATCAATGATTACGGACGCGTCGTCAAAGATGCTTGTGAAGCTGGAATAGATATCATCATCACAGGTGCGGGACTTCCGACGAACATGCCTGAGTTTACAGAAGATTATCCCGATGTAGCACTTGTACCTATCGTCTCATCTCCTAAAGCTTTGGCGATCATCTGTAAAAGATGGCAAAAAAGATATAACCGTCTTCCCGATGCCGTTGTACTAGAAGGTCCAAAAAGCGGCGGACACCAAGGTTTCACGTATGAACAGTGTGCAATGGAAGAGTTTCAATTAGAAAATCTGGTAGCACCGGTTGTAGAAGAAGCTAAAAAATGGGGAGACATACCGGTATTTGCTGCCGGAGGGATCTGGGATAAAAAAGATATAGACGAGATGATGGCTCTTGGAGCGGCAGGCGTTCAGATGGGTACAAGATTTATCGGTACACATGAATGTGATGCACATGAGAACTTTAAAGAGGTCCTGTTAAACGCTAAAGAGGAAGATATACAGCTTATGTCTTCACCTGTCGGGTATCCTGCCCGCGGTGTAAAGACAAACCTCACGGCTTTGGTAGAAAAAAGAGAAGGCCCTGCGATCAAATGTATATCTAACTGTGTCGCTCCTTGTCATCGCGGTGTCGAAGCTAAAGCTGTCGGTTTTTGTATAGCGGACAGACTCAGTGATGCTTATAACGGTGATCTTGAGTTCGGACTCTTTTTCTCTGGAAGCAACGGTTATCGCTTAGATAAGCTTATCTCTGTAAAAGAGCTGATGGACAAACTGGTAAACGGTGAATAA
- the tyrS gene encoding tyrosine--tRNA ligase: MIKEALREIGRGCAEIIDNERIETLVTNYFQKGETYTVKAGFDPTAPDLHLGHTVLLQKLATFQKYGAKIQFLIGDFTAQIGDPTGKSATRKTLSATEIQENAKSYKDQVFKILDPEKTEVVFNSEWINALGASGMLSLTTTFNVARMLERDDFDKRYKSGTSISISEFIYPLLQGYDSVHLKSDVEIGGTDQKFNLLMGRHLQRAYEIGKEQSVLMMPILEGLDGVQKMSKSLNNYIGVSDEPNDMFGKVLSISDELMWRYYELLSAKSLDDIEALKNGVIDGSLHPKKVKEDLALEIIERFHSKDAAAAAKAEFEKVHANNEIPTDIEEFELSESPIWIAKALVECKLEPSTSQARRDIKQGAVKINQDKVEDEQLQMNSGEYILQVGKRKFAKARVK; this comes from the coding sequence ATGATAAAAGAGGCGTTAAGAGAGATAGGTCGGGGTTGTGCAGAGATAATAGATAATGAGCGTATAGAGACATTAGTAACAAATTATTTCCAAAAGGGTGAAACTTACACAGTAAAAGCAGGTTTTGACCCGACTGCACCGGATCTTCACTTAGGACATACCGTACTTCTGCAAAAACTGGCTACTTTTCAAAAATATGGAGCGAAGATACAGTTTCTGATCGGTGACTTTACAGCACAGATCGGTGACCCGACAGGCAAAAGTGCAACAAGAAAGACACTAAGCGCAACAGAGATACAAGAAAACGCAAAAAGCTATAAAGACCAGGTATTTAAGATACTAGACCCTGAAAAAACAGAAGTAGTCTTTAACTCTGAGTGGATCAACGCTCTTGGTGCTTCGGGAATGCTTTCTCTTACGACTACTTTCAACGTAGCAAGAATGCTGGAGCGCGATGACTTTGACAAAAGATACAAAAGCGGGACATCGATCTCTATCAGCGAGTTTATCTATCCGCTTCTTCAAGGCTATGACAGTGTTCATCTAAAAAGTGATGTCGAGATAGGCGGAACAGACCAGAAGTTCAATCTTTTAATGGGTCGTCATCTTCAGCGTGCTTATGAGATAGGAAAAGAGCAGTCTGTACTAATGATGCCTATTTTAGAGGGTCTTGACGGCGTTCAAAAAATGAGTAAGTCTCTTAACAACTATATCGGTGTTTCGGATGAACCAAATGATATGTTTGGAAAAGTACTGAGTATCTCCGATGAGCTTATGTGGAGATACTATGAGCTTTTAAGTGCGAAGAGCCTAGATGATATAGAGGCATTGAAAAATGGTGTTATCGACGGTTCACTGCATCCTAAAAAAGTTAAAGAAGATCTAGCTTTAGAGATCATCGAAAGATTTCATTCAAAAGATGCGGCGGCAGCTGCAAAAGCTGAATTTGAAAAAGTACATGCTAACAATGAGATACCGACTGATATAGAAGAGTTCGAACTTTCAGAGTCGCCTATATGGATCGCAAAAGCCTTAGTCGAATGTAAATTAGAACCGTCAACTTCTCAAGCGCGTCGAGATATTAAGCAAGGTGCTGTTAAAATTAACCAAGATAAAGTAGAAGATGAACAGTTACAGATGAATAGTGGCGAGTATATTTTACAAGTCGGAAAAAGAAAGTTTGCAAAAGCAAGGGTGAAATAA